A region of Saccharococcus thermophilus DNA encodes the following proteins:
- a CDS encoding Mlp family lipoprotein produces MEKEHYIKIKQDELIKFKELFFNFQYESERLENVLCGFLNDHNLGTLFLNWLMQQKKQSESDDMINEVYGDIDELITRFNYYFLNN; encoded by the coding sequence ATGGAAAAAGAACATTACATCAAAATTAAACAAGACGAGCTTATTAAATTTAAAGAGTTATTTTTCAATTTTCAATACGAATCAGAAAGATTAGAAAATGTTCTATGTGGTTTTCTTAACGATCACAACTTAGGAACACTTTTTCTTAATTGGCTAATGCAACAGAAAAAACAATCTGAATCTGATGATATGATAAATGAAGTGTACGGTGATATTGACGAGTTAATTACACGATTTAATTACTATTTTCTAAATAATTGA
- a CDS encoding IS701 family transposase — protein sequence MNRLAHHQGIHKFFTMLGLALYFSKPVMKHLVHIVDALTTKGFAGTLTDLHHWSFHPNHRTTLSHFFTKSPWDEETLLRKLQQWMLRRVERIAKQESQPLFVSIDDTICQKTKPSSQATHAIQGCDWHYSHTEKKSIWGHSLVWLMVHTMTQAFPFAFRLYDKAAGKSKGELAIEMLSSLDVHRPVYVLMDSWYPSQTLVEACLKKGFHVIAMLKANRLLYPKGIAVQVREFARYIEPKDTHLVTVGEERYRVYRYEGSLKGLDDAVVLLAWKADQPMTSEHLHCVLSTDRDLSDEEILRYYAQRWSIECFFRQAKDQLKLDGYRVRGRRAVKRYWILVQLAYVYSMFESNSDFSDGLDLLRKRKGHSLVEFIYRAAKQNIPIDTVKKQLHVA from the coding sequence ATGAATAGATTAGCACATCATCAAGGAATCCACAAGTTTTTCACGATGTTGGGGTTGGCCCTTTATTTTTCAAAACCTGTCATGAAGCATCTCGTTCATATCGTGGATGCGCTGACCACCAAAGGATTTGCGGGAACATTGACCGATCTTCATCATTGGAGCTTTCATCCGAACCACCGCACGACACTCAGCCATTTTTTCACGAAAAGCCCTTGGGATGAAGAGACGCTGCTTCGCAAACTTCAACAGTGGATGCTTCGTCGTGTCGAACGCATCGCCAAACAGGAGAGTCAACCCCTTTTTGTTTCGATCGATGATACGATTTGCCAAAAAACCAAGCCTTCGTCACAGGCAACGCACGCCATTCAAGGGTGTGATTGGCACTATTCTCACACAGAGAAAAAGTCGATCTGGGGACATTCTCTCGTTTGGCTCATGGTTCATACGATGACCCAGGCTTTTCCCTTTGCGTTCCGCCTCTACGACAAGGCGGCTGGGAAAAGCAAGGGGGAACTCGCGATCGAGATGCTTTCTTCTTTGGATGTACACCGTCCTGTTTATGTGCTGATGGACTCTTGGTATCCATCGCAAACGCTCGTGGAAGCTTGTCTGAAAAAGGGATTCCACGTAATCGCAATGCTCAAGGCCAATCGGCTTCTTTATCCAAAAGGCATTGCGGTTCAGGTGAGGGAGTTTGCCCGCTACATCGAACCGAAAGACACTCACCTCGTCACGGTGGGAGAAGAGCGTTATCGGGTTTATCGCTACGAAGGCTCTCTCAAAGGTCTCGATGATGCCGTGGTGCTGCTCGCTTGGAAAGCCGATCAGCCGATGACATCGGAACATCTTCACTGCGTCTTGAGCACCGACCGGGATCTAAGCGATGAAGAGATCTTGCGCTACTATGCCCAGCGTTGGTCGATCGAATGTTTTTTCCGTCAAGCGAAAGACCAGCTGAAACTCGATGGATACCGCGTTCGCGGACGTCGGGCGGTGAAACGCTACTGGATCTTGGTGCAGCTTGCTTACGTGTACAGCATGTTCGAGTCGAACAGCGATTTTTCTGATGGGCTCGATCTTCTGCGCAAGAGAAAAGGACATAGCCTCGTGGAGTTCATTTACCGTGCAGCGAAACAAAATATTCCCATTGATACCGTGAAAAAACAGCTCCACGTGGCATAA
- a CDS encoding iron-containing alcohol dehydrogenase, protein MNRFTIPRDIYFGENALDVLKTLEGTKAALVIGGSSVKKNGNLDKIQQLLSEANIETKVIDGITTEPTTQMVKKGVRILNDFQPDWVIGIGGGSVMDAAKAMWLFYEHPELTFEEATRPFSLPRLRTRAKFVGIPTTSGSASEISNLSVITDAETGVKYPLADFELTPDMAIIDPIMVQSMPKHVTAYSGMDAITHSIEAYVAKPRTIFTDSLAIEAAQVLKENLLASYHGDAKAREQVHYAQAMAGMAFANAVLGNVHSLSHKSGPIFNIPHGCANAIYLPYVIQFNRTVVEERYAAIAKRLGLNGENNKELVDSLIAWIRDLNNKMNIPNTLQEYGVSEETFTAHVDEMAANAVKDPCTSTNPRETSVEEMKKLYIAAFYGLDVDF, encoded by the coding sequence ATGAATCGTTTTACTATTCCTCGCGATATTTATTTTGGAGAGAATGCTCTCGATGTTTTAAAAACACTGGAAGGAACAAAAGCTGCCCTCGTCATTGGCGGCAGCTCCGTCAAGAAAAACGGAAATCTTGATAAAATTCAGCAACTTCTTTCAGAGGCCAATATAGAAACAAAAGTGATTGATGGAATTACGACAGAACCAACAACCCAAATGGTAAAAAAAGGAGTGCGCATTCTTAATGATTTTCAGCCAGATTGGGTGATCGGGATTGGCGGCGGGTCAGTAATGGATGCGGCAAAAGCGATGTGGTTGTTCTACGAACATCCAGAATTGACATTTGAAGAAGCGACACGTCCATTTAGCCTGCCACGCTTACGCACAAGGGCAAAGTTCGTGGGGATCCCAACGACAAGCGGAAGTGCATCAGAAATATCCAATTTATCGGTTATTACTGATGCAGAAACAGGGGTCAAATATCCACTGGCTGATTTTGAACTGACGCCAGACATGGCGATTATTGATCCGATTATGGTCCAATCCATGCCGAAGCACGTTACAGCCTACAGCGGGATGGACGCAATCACACATAGTATTGAAGCATACGTAGCAAAGCCTCGTACGATTTTCACAGATTCCTTGGCTATTGAAGCAGCTCAAGTACTGAAAGAAAATCTTCTTGCTTCTTACCACGGAGATGCTAAAGCCCGCGAACAAGTTCATTACGCTCAGGCGATGGCTGGAATGGCATTTGCTAACGCGGTGCTAGGAAATGTGCACAGTCTTTCACACAAAAGCGGCCCAATATTTAACATTCCGCATGGATGTGCCAATGCGATTTATTTACCATATGTAATCCAATTTAATCGCACGGTAGTCGAGGAACGTTATGCAGCAATTGCCAAACGGCTCGGTCTGAATGGGGAAAACAACAAAGAATTGGTGGATTCACTCATTGCTTGGATTCGTGACTTGAATAATAAGATGAATATTCCAAATACACTTCAAGAATACGGAGTGTCCGAAGAAACGTTCACCGCACACGTGGATGAAATGGCGGCCAATGCCGTAAAAGATCCTTGTACAAGCACAAATCCGCGTGAAACTTCTGTAGAAGAAATGAAAAAATTATATATCGCAGCGTTTTATGGTCTAGATGTCGACTTCTAA
- a CDS encoding helix-turn-helix domain-containing protein, whose amino-acid sequence MHALDYFFSLWKLKNKDVAEYLGIPAPQINDWKKGRRPIPKHHLEKLCKLLNVPEEKSYLLL is encoded by the coding sequence ATGCACGCATTAGATTATTTTTTCTCGCTTTGGAAATTAAAAAATAAAGATGTCGCTGAATATTTAGGAATACCAGCTCCGCAAATCAACGATTGGAAAAAGGGCAGAAGACCGATTCCTAAACATCATTTAGAAAAACTTTGCAAACTGTTAAATGTTCCTGAGGAAAAAAGTTATTTATTACTGTAG
- a CDS encoding IS1634 family transposase yields the protein MNVQVKKVYRNSYLNIISALFKKLGLPQLIDHLVPVDPQCQTRVSDAVQAILYNVFDGRQALVHLEHWAQEVDCEKLIRPDLHPSWLNDDALARHLDRLYEAGIHNVISTCLIHIYRKEGLSLRAFHADTTDKTVYGAYESASLEALQITHGYNRHHRWQKQIGFGLVGNEDGIPFYGDVHDGNLPDKTWNPEVLSRVHEQLKQAKIEDEWIYVADSAAMTKETLAQTKAANAFLITRGPSSLRIVKTALAEADAEDTTWSDPFTLAERNGATYRVWETASTYEGHPVRLIVVESSALDQRKGKTLEKERTKEAELLREEQARWERHPFSCREDAEQALASLKASLRPRFHRVEAAVEEIVRLKKRRGRPKKGAEPEVETLYFLHLDVEFDQDAWEQARRKASRFVLVTTVPKEWKGQPMDAQEILKLYKGQISVEMNFAFLKDPFFTDEIYVKKPERVAVLGYLFLLALAIYRVFQRRVRQFITPEHPLKGPGGRKLTRPTGQAIFQLFQYVNVVLFKLPDGRIQRSLDRSLTPDQRRILQGLGMDESIYV from the coding sequence ATGAACGTTCAAGTCAAAAAGGTCTATCGCAATTCTTATTTGAATATAATAAGTGCCCTATTCAAGAAACTGGGTCTGCCTCAATTGATTGACCATCTCGTGCCCGTCGATCCGCAGTGCCAAACGCGAGTCAGCGATGCCGTTCAGGCCATCCTCTACAATGTGTTTGACGGCCGGCAAGCCCTTGTTCACTTGGAACATTGGGCTCAGGAGGTCGATTGTGAGAAACTCATCCGTCCCGATCTCCATCCTTCCTGGTTGAACGACGATGCGTTGGCCCGTCATCTCGATCGCCTGTATGAGGCTGGCATTCACAACGTCATCAGCACTTGCTTGATTCATATTTATCGAAAAGAAGGCCTTTCCCTCCGAGCCTTCCACGCCGATACGACGGACAAGACCGTTTACGGCGCGTATGAATCGGCCTCGTTAGAGGCCTTACAAATCACACATGGCTACAACCGCCATCATCGTTGGCAAAAACAGATCGGTTTCGGACTGGTCGGCAACGAGGACGGCATCCCGTTTTACGGCGATGTGCACGATGGCAACCTGCCCGATAAAACATGGAATCCCGAGGTGCTGTCTCGTGTCCATGAACAGCTGAAGCAGGCCAAAATCGAAGACGAATGGATTTACGTGGCCGATTCCGCCGCGATGACGAAAGAGACCCTGGCGCAAACCAAAGCGGCCAACGCCTTTTTGATCACCAGAGGCCCTTCGTCGCTCCGGATCGTGAAAACCGCGCTGGCCGAAGCGGATGCTGAGGACACGACGTGGAGCGATCCCTTTACGTTGGCGGAGAGAAACGGCGCCACGTACCGGGTATGGGAAACGGCCTCGACGTATGAAGGCCACCCCGTTCGGCTGATCGTTGTTGAATCGAGCGCGCTCGACCAGCGAAAAGGAAAGACGCTTGAAAAAGAACGAACCAAAGAAGCGGAGCTTCTTCGCGAGGAACAAGCCCGTTGGGAGCGTCACCCCTTCTCCTGCCGGGAAGATGCCGAACAAGCCTTGGCGTCCCTCAAGGCGTCCCTTCGCCCCCGGTTTCATCGGGTTGAGGCCGCGGTCGAAGAGATCGTACGCCTGAAAAAACGGCGCGGACGGCCGAAAAAAGGGGCGGAACCCGAGGTGGAGACGCTGTATTTCTTGCACCTTGACGTCGAATTCGACCAAGACGCGTGGGAACAGGCGAGACGGAAAGCGTCCCGGTTTGTCCTTGTCACGACCGTTCCGAAGGAATGGAAGGGCCAACCCATGGATGCCCAAGAGATCTTGAAGCTGTATAAAGGGCAGATCTCGGTGGAAATGAACTTCGCTTTTTTGAAAGATCCGTTTTTCACGGATGAGATTTACGTCAAAAAACCAGAACGGGTCGCAGTATTAGGCTATTTGTTTCTGTTGGCCTTGGCTATTTACCGCGTTTTTCAGCGCCGAGTGCGTCAGTTTATTACTCCAGAACACCCGTTGAAGGGTCCTGGAGGCCGCAAGCTGACCCGGCCGACGGGACAGGCGATTTTTCAGCTGTTTCAATATGTGAACGTCGTCCTGTTCAAGCTGCCGGATGGGCGCATCCAACGCTCACTGGATCGCTCCCTTACCCCTGATCAGCGAAGGATTCTGCAGGGATTGGGCATGGATGAGAGCATCTACGTGTAA